The Dasypus novemcinctus isolate mDasNov1 chromosome 2, mDasNov1.1.hap2, whole genome shotgun sequence genome includes a region encoding these proteins:
- the TMEM267 gene encoding transmembrane protein 267 isoform X5, whose product MVPAKGEGEKGGAAVGAAGFRVPSRGEVRLNSARDADRWRPERTRSSCVMRWEAGGGDQANLKSGKVRVPGSGGVQGGSETQSGICWLNSLKKSTQTSPPFSLEAADR is encoded by the exons ATGGTGCCCgccaaaggggagggggagaagggcgGGGCTGCTGTCGGAGCTGCAGGGTTCAGGGTGCCGAGCCGCGGGGAGGTGCGGTTGAACAGTGCGAGGGATGCGGACCGCTGGAGACCGGAAAGGACGCGAAGCAGTTGCGTTATGAGGTGGGAGGCCGGAGGCGGGGACCAAGCGAACCTGAAGTCTGGGAAGGTCCGGGTTCCGGGTAGTGGGGGCGTGCAAGGAGG ATCAGAGACTCAAAGTGGaatctgctggctgaattcactgaagaaaagcacccagacctcccctcccttttcgcTTGAAGCAGCTGACAG